The DNA sequence GGTCCGCACACCGCCGAGCTCATCGAGCGCTCCATCCGGGTCAAGGCCGAGGTCGTCTCCAGCGACCTCAAGGAGTCCGGGCTGCGGGAGATCCTCAACTACGGGCATACGCTGGCCCACGCCATCGAGAAGAACGAGCGCTACAACTGGCGCCATGGCGCGGCCGTCTCCGTGGGCATGGTCTTCGCCGCCGAGCTGGGCCGGCTGGCGGGCCGTCTGGACGACGCCACGGCCGACCGGCACCGCGCCGTCCTGGAGGCCGTGGGGCTGCCGCTCACCTACCGTGGCGACCAGTGGCCCAGGCTGCTGGAGACCATGAAGGTCGACAAGAAGTCCCGGGGTGACCTGCTGCGCTTCATCGTCCTCGACGGCCTCGCCAAGCCCACCGTCCTGGAGGGGCCGGACCCGGCGGTGCTGCTCGCCGCGTACGCCGAGATCTCCCGCTGAGCCGGCGCGCACCCGCCGTCTCCTTTCCACCGGCTCCGTCGCCGTCGCGTCACAACTTCATCATCGCCCTCGCGGCCCGCGGCCTCGCCGCGGGCCGAGAACACCCCTCCAACTCCTCACAGTTGCGGTCCTTGAGGGACGAATTGCCTGGCCGGCAAGGGGTGGCGGGCAGGCAAAGGGTTTGTGGGGCGTTCACACAGCGGCGGTGTGGGCAGGTACCGTTCGACAGGAGCGGCCTCACCGCCGTGTCAGCACGCGACAGTTGTCGGACGAGAACTGCCTGTACGAGACGGAGTGCCACCGGATGCAGCATGCAGTGGGGGCTCCGCTGCCACCGCCCCACCAGCCGGGGCCGGTCCCGGGGCCGCGGGGCGCGGGCTGGGCCCAGGGCGCGAGTGCCAGCCATCACCCGGGACCCCATCCGAATCCCCCCGCACCGCCCGCGCCTCCCATGCCCGGACATCCCGCACCGCCCGCGCACCACCCGGTGTCGCCGCCACCGGCCCCGCCCGCGCACCCCGGGGCGCCGCTGGAGACGGTGAACACCACCGGCCATGTCCAGCTGCCGCCCGGCGGCCCGGTGCCGCTGCCGCACCCTTCGCCGGACCCGTCGGTCGCCGACGCCTCACAGGCGGCGGTGGCGGTGCTGCTGATCGGACCGGCCGGGGCGGGCAAGACGACGGTGGCGCGCTACTGGGCCGACCGCCGCCGGGTGCCGACCGCGCACATCAGCCTGGACGATGTGCGGGAGTGGGTCCGGTCCGGTTTCGCCAACCCCCAGTCGGGGTGGAACGAGAACTCCGAGGCGCAGTATCGCCTCGCCCGCCGCACCTG is a window from the Streptomyces luomodiensis genome containing:
- a CDS encoding Pro-rich N-terminal domain-containing protein — its product is MQHAVGAPLPPPHQPGPVPGPRGAGWAQGASASHHPGPHPNPPAPPAPPMPGHPAPPAHHPVSPPPAPPAHPGAPLETVNTTGHVQLPPGGPVPLPHPSPDPSVADASQAAVAVLLIGPAGAGKTTVARYWADRRRVPTAHISLDDVREWVRSGFANPQSGWNENSEAQYRLARRTCGFAARNFLANGISCILDDAVFPDRPVVGLGGWKRHVGPGLLPVVVLPGLEIVLERNAARTGNRRLSDEEVARIHGRMAGWYGSGLPIIDNSTYDVETTARMLDEVVARSIASPPSW